In Desulfotignum phosphitoxidans DSM 13687, a single window of DNA contains:
- a CDS encoding IS1634 family transposase encodes SIENTLTQLKCLNLEKPLIVTDNGYYSQKNMMEFALRNVKFLTLVDPNIIWVRETIDTLRATIAGMASTCPFDPSICGATSLRMHQFSRTRQRSRNRKVAGEKETFSRRLYVHVYYSPDNEAKKELAFRKDLLELKAQIQGGETEFTPSAQKKIDKYLTCSKKGRGGQLKVGFNDKAITEAKRYFGYFALVSNQTMDTFTALENYRLREKIEELFAVQKGRLDGARPRTWYPDNLRGRQFTQFISLGYHCFLMKKIKEVQAKFGKNESGKTKSLIKLEKKLGNWLAQRSLAQILDWFDCIETTKVQTAMGSYRWSTESVARDRLFLKYLGVVTE; translated from the coding sequence CGCTTTGCGCAATGTGAAATTTCTGACGCTGGTTGATCCGAATATTATATGGGTCCGCGAGACAATTGATACGCTCCGTGCAACAATAGCGGGTATGGCCAGCACTTGTCCTTTCGACCCGTCAATCTGCGGAGCAACTTCGCTCAGAATGCACCAGTTTAGCCGGACACGCCAGCGATCACGCAACAGGAAAGTTGCAGGTGAGAAAGAAACGTTCTCGCGCCGCCTGTATGTGCATGTTTACTATTCTCCGGACAACGAAGCCAAGAAAGAACTCGCCTTCCGTAAGGATCTGCTTGAACTGAAGGCGCAAATACAAGGAGGAGAAACCGAGTTCACGCCATCTGCGCAAAAGAAAATAGACAAGTACCTGACCTGTTCCAAAAAGGGGCGTGGGGGGCAGCTTAAGGTGGGCTTCAATGATAAAGCCATTACCGAAGCAAAGAGGTACTTCGGTTATTTCGCTCTGGTCAGCAATCAGACTATGGACACATTTACAGCACTTGAAAACTATCGGTTGCGAGAAAAAATTGAAGAACTCTTTGCCGTGCAAAAAGGGAGACTCGACGGTGCGCGACCGCGCACATGGTACCCGGACAATCTGCGCGGAAGACAATTCACACAATTTATCTCGCTGGGCTATCATTGTTTCCTGATGAAAAAAATAAAGGAAGTACAGGCCAAGTTCGGGAAAAATGAATCCGGAAAAACCAAATCACTTATCAAGCTCGAAAAAAAATTGGGAAACTGGCTTGCACAACGCTCTCTCGCTCAAATCCTGGATTGGTTCGATTGCATTGAAACCACAAAGGTACAGACTGCCATGGGCAGCTATCGATGGTCCACCGAATCAGTGGCCAGAGACAGACTGTTCTTGAAGTACTTGGGAGTGGTTACCGAATAG
- a CDS encoding IS91 family transposase, producing MKKSFEVADVFRLYGKDYQKQNILSYQKLKVMNHISVCRTAQLGGHFEQCDQCGFERISYNSCRDRHCPKCQTMVKEKWLNERKADLLPCNYFHMVFTVPHELNAIILINPKIMLNNLFAAVSQTLQTFARDPQWKIHGQLGFICVLHTLKVG from the coding sequence ATGAAAAAATCATTTGAAGTTGCAGATGTTTTTCGTCTTTATGGCAAGGATTATCAAAAACAAAATATCCTTTCTTATCAAAAGCTTAAAGTTATGAATCATATCTCTGTTTGTCGAACAGCACAGTTAGGCGGACATTTCGAACAATGTGACCAGTGCGGCTTTGAACGAATATCCTATAATTCTTGTAGAGACAGGCATTGCCCAAAATGCCAGACTATGGTCAAGGAAAAATGGCTCAATGAACGGAAGGCAGATCTGCTGCCCTGCAATTATTTTCATATGGTCTTCACCGTTCCTCATGAACTGAACGCCATTATATTGATCAATCCCAAAATCATGCTGAACAACCTGTTTGCGGCTGTGAGCCAAACATTGCAAACATTTGCCCGTGATCCGCAATGGAAAATCCATGGTCAACTCGGGTTCATCTGCGTCCTTCATACCCTGAAAGTCGGCTAA
- a CDS encoding YkgJ family cysteine cluster protein, which yields MNNQKTSEIPPQQMSLNTRFKFRCHKGVKCFTDCCRGIDIMLTPYDILTMRRKLDLTSEEFLAVFTEPRILEKADMPVVTLKLLDDERNSCPFVEDKDGCVIYEDRPTTCRYYPIGVGALSYSGEQGDKDEFFFTVKEAHCLGFEEDKEWTVAEWRQDQGIDLRDAVNEGWMDLMVRKKSLPASMKLSEESKKIFFMVCYNIDKFRDFVFNSSFLKRYDIPEDRVADIREDDVKLLQFGFEWLKATLFYAGQENFQAKKS from the coding sequence CACCCGGTTTAAATTCCGATGTCATAAAGGTGTCAAATGTTTTACCGACTGCTGCCGGGGCATCGATATCATGCTCACCCCCTATGATATTCTGACCATGCGCCGGAAACTGGATTTGACTTCCGAGGAATTTTTAGCCGTATTTACCGAACCCCGGATTCTGGAAAAAGCGGACATGCCCGTGGTGACCCTCAAACTGCTGGATGACGAGCGCAACTCCTGTCCGTTTGTGGAAGACAAAGACGGGTGCGTGATTTATGAGGATCGTCCCACCACCTGCCGGTACTATCCCATCGGGGTGGGGGCTTTAAGTTATTCCGGGGAACAGGGGGATAAGGATGAGTTCTTTTTTACGGTCAAAGAAGCCCATTGTCTGGGATTTGAAGAGGACAAGGAGTGGACTGTGGCCGAGTGGCGCCAGGACCAGGGCATTGATTTGCGGGACGCGGTGAACGAAGGGTGGATGGATCTCATGGTCCGGAAAAAATCGCTGCCTGCCAGCATGAAACTGTCTGAAGAAAGCAAAAAAATATTTTTCATGGTCTGTTACAATATCGATAAATTCAGGGATTTTGTATTTAATTCATCATTTTTGAAACGGTATGACATCCCTGAAGACCGGGTGGCTGACATCCGGGAAGATGATGTAAAATTGCTGCAGTTCGGTTTTGAATGGCTCAAAGCCACGTTGTTTTATGCAGGCCAGGAAAATTTTCAGGCAAAGAAAAGCTGA